The following are encoded in a window of bacterium SCSIO 12643 genomic DNA:
- the nrfD gene encoding polysulfide reductase NrfD: MVKEAEVRDPLILGKDVTYHSITEDVCRPIESKAGRLWWLVFGISVILAIWGTGMILYTIGRGIGVWGLNNTIDWAWDITNFVWWVGIGHAGTLISAVLLLFRQKWRMAINRSAEAMTIFAVIMAALFPGIHMGRIWLAYFVFPVPNQFGSLWVNFNSPLLWDVFAISTYFSVSFVFWYIGLIPDFATIRDRAKGPIAKKVYGLLSFGWTGNVKAWVRFEEVSLVLAGLATPLVFSVHSIVSMDFATSVIPGWHTTIFPPYFVAGAVFSGFAMVQTLLLVVRKVLHFEHYITFQHIELMNRIITITGSIVGVAYLSELFISWYSGVEYEGYAFLNRATGPYWWSYAIMMTANVISPQLFWFKKLRTSLLFSFFISIIVNIGMWFERFVIIVTSLHRDYIPSNWSMFHPTFVDIGVYLGTIGIFFVLFFGFTRLFPVLALNELKSILKSSGEAYRDKDTGHH, from the coding sequence ATGGTTAAGGAAGCAGAAGTTAGGGATCCGTTAATTCTTGGTAAGGATGTAACTTACCACAGTATTACCGAAGACGTTTGTCGTCCAATTGAAAGTAAAGCAGGCAGATTATGGTGGCTTGTATTTGGTATTTCAGTAATCCTCGCAATATGGGGAACTGGAATGATTCTATATACTATCGGACGAGGTATTGGTGTATGGGGTCTGAACAATACAATTGACTGGGCCTGGGATATTACCAATTTCGTTTGGTGGGTAGGTATCGGTCACGCAGGAACATTGATTTCAGCGGTACTGTTATTGTTCCGTCAGAAATGGAGAATGGCAATTAACCGTTCTGCTGAGGCGATGACAATTTTCGCTGTAATCATGGCAGCATTATTCCCAGGAATTCACATGGGTAGAATTTGGTTAGCATATTTCGTTTTCCCTGTACCGAATCAATTTGGTTCTCTTTGGGTAAACTTTAACTCACCACTATTATGGGACGTATTCGCGATTTCGACTTATTTCTCGGTATCGTTTGTGTTCTGGTATATTGGTTTGATTCCTGATTTCGCAACTATCCGTGATAGAGCAAAAGGACCTATCGCTAAAAAAGTATATGGTTTATTAAGCTTTGGATGGACTGGAAACGTGAAAGCATGGGTTCGTTTCGAAGAAGTATCATTGGTATTAGCAGGTTTGGCTACTCCGTTGGTATTCTCAGTACACTCGATCGTATCTATGGACTTCGCAACTTCTGTAATTCCTGGGTGGCATACAACTATCTTCCCTCCATACTTCGTTGCTGGGGCGGTATTCTCAGGGTTTGCCATGGTACAAACGTTATTATTAGTTGTAAGAAAAGTATTGCATTTTGAACACTACATTACATTCCAGCACATTGAGTTGATGAACCGTATTATCACGATTACTGGTTCAATTGTAGGTGTAGCATACTTATCTGAGTTATTTATCTCCTGGTATTCTGGTGTAGAGTATGAGGGATATGCATTCTTGAATAGAGCAACCGGACCTTACTGGTGGTCATATGCAATCATGATGACTGCAAACGTGATCTCTCCACAGTTATTCTGGTTTAAGAAATTAAGAACAAGTTTATTGTTCTCTTTCTTCATCTCTATTATCGTAAACATCGGTATGTGGTTTGAGCGTTTCGTAATTATCGTTACTTCTCTACATAGAGATTACATTCCTTCTAACTGGTCTATGTTCCATCCGACATTTGTGGATATAGGTGTGTATTTAGGAACAATCGGAATCTTCTTCGTGTTATTCTTTGGATTCACCAGATTATTCCCTGTGTTAGCGCTAAATGAGTTAAAATCTATCTTGAAATCTTCAGGTGAAGCGTACCGTGATAAAGATACTGGACACCACTAA
- a CDS encoding DUF3341 domain-containing protein, whose product MTKEKFIYGMYNDDDLMIAGIKQLQAKGIHVRDAYSPFPVHGLEDVLGIKWTRIAIAAFIYGITGLTLAVLAINYMMIIDWPLNIGGKPNFHFYQNVPAFVPIMFEFTVLCAGHGMAITYFFRNMTLPGMPARNPHPRTTDDHFAIEIAAKENTNFSKEQIEEMVAESGTVAVFEKERIVKFL is encoded by the coding sequence ATGACTAAAGAGAAATTTATATACGGAATGTACAATGATGACGACTTAATGATAGCCGGCATCAAACAATTACAGGCCAAAGGAATTCACGTGAGAGATGCCTATTCTCCATTTCCAGTTCACGGACTTGAAGATGTTTTAGGAATTAAATGGACGCGTATTGCGATTGCTGCATTTATATACGGAATTACCGGATTAACATTAGCAGTATTGGCAATTAACTATATGATGATTATAGACTGGCCTTTGAACATTGGTGGGAAGCCAAACTTCCATTTTTACCAAAACGTTCCTGCGTTTGTTCCAATTATGTTTGAGTTTACAGTATTGTGTGCGGGTCACGGTATGGCGATCACATATTTCTTCAGAAATATGACTTTGCCAGGGATGCCAGCGAGAAATCCACACCCAAGAACTACTGATGATCATTTTGCAATTGAAATTGCAGCTAAAGAAAATACGAACTTCTCTAAAGAGCAAATCGAAGAAATGGTAGCTGAGTCAGGTACTGTTGCTGTATTTGAAAAAGAGAGAATTGTAAAATTCCTATAA
- a CDS encoding c-type cytochrome: protein MKRNDLNVLSIAKKISGALFIGLIGLSLHSCSSDPNSPGVEYMPDMYRSPALEPNMRQEDEYAKDSMEVRLPAEGTIPRGYMPFMIPESNEGYAMAADLKNPISYSDEVLKEGKVIYGKMCSHCHGKTGKGDGGVINNSDFPPPPAYDGSIKNLPAGKIFYSITYGKNMMGSHASQISQEDRWKLVFYVQKLQGHDVAALYAKDAAQEVAADTVVLADSH from the coding sequence ATGAAAAGAAACGATTTAAATGTATTAAGTATTGCTAAGAAGATTTCTGGAGCATTATTTATTGGTCTTATAGGATTGAGTTTACATTCTTGTTCATCCGATCCTAATTCTCCTGGAGTGGAGTATATGCCAGACATGTATAGAAGTCCGGCACTAGAGCCAAATATGAGACAAGAGGACGAGTATGCTAAAGACAGTATGGAAGTACGTCTACCTGCAGAAGGAACTATTCCTCGTGGTTACATGCCGTTTATGATTCCTGAATCAAATGAAGGATACGCTATGGCAGCGGATTTAAAAAATCCAATTTCTTACAGTGATGAAGTTTTAAAAGAAGGTAAAGTAATTTACGGTAAAATGTGTTCGCACTGTCATGGTAAAACCGGTAAAGGTGACGGAGGTGTAATTAACAATTCTGATTTTCCACCACCACCAGCGTATGATGGATCAATTAAAAACTTACCAGCTGGTAAGATCTTTTACTCGATCACTTATGGTAAGAACATGATGGGATCACATGCATCTCAAATTTCGCAAGAGGATAGATGGAAATTGGTATTCTATGTTCAGAAGTTACAAGGACATGATGTTGCAGCTTTATATGCTAAGGACGCAGCGCAGGAAGTAGCGGCTGATACTGTAGTACTCGCTGATTCACATTAA
- a CDS encoding quinol:cytochrome C oxidoreductase, giving the protein MLIGVASIIYGIVDGDVSGHRIWTSALINGWFFFSTALMGTVFIAINSAAQSGWIVVLKRVFEAVSLYVPIGAVTLIIVFIASSMQWNHIYHWMDPEAVAHDPILQHKEPYLNLPFWWTRAIVMLGVWTLFTLIYRRKSLKEDMEGGTKIYKASMVTSAIFLVFFGYTSVVAAWDWLMSIDAHWFSTLYGWYVFSGMWISGMIMVFLITHYLMSKGYLKEVNASHIHDLGKFIFGISFLWTYLFFSQFMLIWYADIPEEVTYYIPRINDYTVSFWSMVLINFLVPMLFLMSKTTKRNRNILAFVSVIIFFGHWMDIYYLITPGAMKADGHIGVVELGMMLGYLGMFLFVVFKELAKAPLVVKNHPLLDESKHHHIN; this is encoded by the coding sequence ATTTTGATTGGAGTTGCATCGATCATCTACGGAATTGTAGACGGAGATGTTAGTGGTCATCGTATATGGACTAGTGCCTTGATTAACGGCTGGTTCTTTTTTAGTACAGCTTTAATGGGTACCGTATTTATTGCTATCAATTCAGCTGCACAATCAGGTTGGATTGTGGTTTTAAAGCGTGTTTTTGAAGCCGTAAGTTTATATGTGCCAATTGGAGCAGTTACATTAATTATCGTGTTTATCGCATCATCTATGCAATGGAATCACATCTATCACTGGATGGATCCTGAAGCTGTGGCGCATGATCCAATTTTACAACATAAAGAGCCTTATCTGAACTTGCCATTCTGGTGGACAAGAGCTATCGTTATGCTTGGAGTTTGGACACTTTTTACTCTTATTTACAGAAGAAAGTCTTTGAAAGAAGATATGGAAGGTGGAACAAAAATCTACAAAGCAAGTATGGTAACTTCAGCGATCTTTTTGGTATTCTTCGGTTATACATCTGTTGTTGCAGCATGGGACTGGTTAATGTCAATTGATGCACACTGGTTCTCTACACTTTATGGATGGTATGTATTCTCTGGTATGTGGATTAGTGGTATGATCATGGTATTCCTAATCACGCATTACTTGATGAGCAAAGGATATTTAAAAGAAGTAAATGCAAGTCATATTCATGATTTAGGGAAATTCATTTTCGGTATATCTTTCTTGTGGACTTACTTATTCTTCAGCCAGTTTATGTTGATCTGGTATGCAGATATCCCGGAAGAGGTAACTTACTATATTCCTCGTATTAATGATTATACAGTTTCTTTCTGGTCAATGGTTCTAATCAACTTCTTAGTGCCAATGTTATTCTTGATGTCTAAGACTACAAAAAGAAACAGAAATATACTTGCTTTTGTATCGGTTATTATTTTCTTTGGCCACTGGATGGACATCTATTATTTGATCACTCCTGGAGCTATGAAAGCAGACGGACACATTGGTGTTGTTGAGTTAGGAATGATGCTAGGATATTTAGGAATGTTCCTGTTTGTGGTGTTTAAAGAACTTGCAAAAGCTCCGTTGGTGGTTAAAAACCATCCGTTGCTTGATGAGAGTAAACATCATCATATTAATTAA
- a CDS encoding cbb3-type cytochrome c oxidase subunit I, whose product MSNTAHAADHHHETFISKYVFSQDHKMIAKQFLVTGMFMATIGMIMSILFRIQIAWPGEGFAIVNFFLGDKWAPEGIMDPNMYLALGTIHGTIMVFFLLTAGLSGTFANLLIPYQIGARDMASGFMNMLSYWLFAGSSVIMVISLFVESGPASAGWTVYPPLSALPQAMPGSGLGMTLWLVSMTLFIASSMIGGLNYIVTIVNLRTTGMKMTRLPLTIWALLVTAIIGLLSFPVLLSAALLLLFDRSFGTSFYLSDIFIAGEALDYNGGSPILFEHLFWFLGHPEVYIILLPALGLTSEIIATNARKPIFGYKAMIGSILAIAFLSFIVWGHHMFVTGMDPFLGSVFTFTTLLIAIPSAVKVFNYITTLYKANIQFTPAMMFSIGMISTFISGGLTGIILADSALDITVHDTYFVVAHFHIVMGFSAVNAMFAGVYHWFPKMYGRMLNQKMGIAHFWLTLISGYGVFFPMHFLGLAGVPRRYYTNSEFPLFDTFVDMNVLMTVFAIIAGFAQVIFFFNFFYSIRRGPKAPQNPWRANTLEWTTPVEHIHGNWPGELPVVHRWAYDYSKPGKPEDFVLQTVPLEDGEVDGEH is encoded by the coding sequence ATGAGCAACACAGCACACGCAGCGGATCATCATCACGAAACGTTTATTAGCAAATACGTATTTAGTCAGGATCATAAGATGATTGCTAAGCAATTCCTGGTAACAGGGATGTTTATGGCAACTATTGGTATGATCATGTCTATTCTATTTAGAATTCAAATTGCATGGCCTGGTGAAGGTTTTGCAATTGTAAATTTCTTCCTGGGAGATAAATGGGCTCCAGAGGGTATTATGGATCCAAACATGTATTTGGCTTTAGGTACCATCCACGGAACTATTATGGTATTCTTCCTTTTAACAGCTGGTTTAAGTGGAACATTTGCCAATTTATTGATTCCTTACCAAATTGGAGCTCGTGATATGGCTTCAGGATTTATGAATATGTTATCATACTGGTTATTTGCAGGTTCTTCTGTAATCATGGTGATCTCATTGTTTGTTGAGTCTGGACCGGCATCAGCAGGTTGGACAGTTTATCCTCCATTGAGTGCATTACCACAAGCAATGCCTGGATCAGGTTTGGGTATGACATTATGGTTAGTGAGTATGACATTGTTCATCGCATCGTCTATGATTGGTGGTTTGAACTATATCGTTACGATCGTTAACCTTCGTACCACAGGTATGAAGATGACACGTCTGCCATTAACAATTTGGGCTTTATTGGTAACTGCAATTATTGGTTTGTTATCATTCCCAGTGTTATTATCAGCAGCACTATTATTATTATTTGATAGAAGTTTCGGAACATCATTCTACTTGTCAGATATCTTCATCGCTGGTGAGGCATTAGATTACAATGGTGGTTCTCCAATTTTATTCGAGCACTTATTCTGGTTCTTAGGTCACCCGGAGGTGTATATCATTTTATTACCTGCCTTGGGTCTGACTTCTGAGATTATTGCAACCAATGCACGTAAACCTATTTTCGGTTATAAAGCGATGATCGGTTCTATTTTGGCAATTGCATTCTTATCATTTATCGTTTGGGGTCACCATATGTTCGTAACAGGTATGGATCCATTCTTAGGAAGTGTATTTACATTTACCACTTTGTTGATTGCAATTCCTTCAGCGGTAAAAGTATTTAACTACATTACGACTTTATATAAAGCAAATATTCAGTTTACGCCTGCGATGATGTTCTCAATCGGTATGATTTCAACATTCATCTCTGGTGGTTTAACTGGTATTATTTTGGCGGATTCTGCATTAGACATTACAGTTCACGATACTTACTTTGTTGTCGCTCACTTCCATATTGTAATGGGATTCTCTGCTGTAAATGCGATGTTTGCAGGTGTGTATCACTGGTTCCCAAAAATGTATGGTAGAATGTTAAACCAAAAAATGGGTATAGCGCATTTCTGGTTGACTCTGATCTCTGGATATGGAGTATTCTTCCCAATGCATTTTTTAGGATTGGCAGGTGTACCTAGAAGATATTATACAAATTCAGAGTTTCCATTATTCGACACTTTCGTTGACATGAACGTGTTGATGACAGTATTCGCAATTATTGCCGGGTTCGCTCAGGTGATCTTCTTCTTTAACTTTTTCTATTCAATTAGAAGAGGACCAAAAGCACCTCAAAATCCATGGAGAGCAAATACATTAGAATGGACTACTCCTGTTGAGCATATCCACGGAAACTGGCCAGGTGAATTACCTGTAGTTCATAGATGGGCTTACGATTATAGTAAACCTGGAAAACCAGAAGATTTTGTACTACAAACTGTACCTTTGGAGGACGGTGAAGTAGATGGAGAGCACTAA
- a CDS encoding cobalamin biosynthesis protein CbiX, giving the protein MREMKNYIILSILIWVLGSCSGTKSEEKASTGKGKKTAVLIVNHGSVAESWRNQLLDIETKIEDELLAQPGIADVRTAFMEYTEPSIATRMKEFDEEGYDEVVIVPVFLTVSSHYSHDIPVIVGLSADPKIKEELKKEKIEVYRAKARVTIAPPLDYSSILKKNVERRVNALSKNPDNEGVLLVAYGDQQYNQQWEEMVENIGKYLKMKTGHKDIAYAWCGHLVHYSTEPTIKGIEKLQELNDNVVVVPVLIANDPYFQKDIIQKAVDAVKVDDNVLYVQDAILPDDNVNNWVKDIAIKTVKGL; this is encoded by the coding sequence ATAAGGGAAATGAAAAATTATATAATACTATCCATATTAATTTGGGTATTAGGGTCATGTAGTGGTACGAAGAGTGAGGAAAAGGCTTCTACAGGAAAAGGAAAAAAGACTGCAGTGTTAATTGTGAATCACGGTTCTGTGGCGGAATCCTGGCGTAATCAATTATTAGATATTGAGACAAAGATTGAGGATGAGTTATTGGCGCAACCTGGTATTGCGGACGTAAGAACTGCGTTTATGGAATACACTGAGCCTTCTATTGCAACACGAATGAAGGAGTTTGACGAGGAAGGTTATGATGAAGTAGTTATTGTACCGGTTTTTTTGACTGTGAGCTCTCATTATTCACATGACATTCCGGTCATTGTTGGTTTAAGTGCTGACCCTAAGATTAAGGAAGAGCTTAAGAAAGAAAAAATAGAAGTGTATCGTGCAAAAGCAAGAGTTACAATTGCACCGCCATTGGATTACTCTTCGATTTTGAAAAAGAACGTAGAACGTAGAGTAAACGCTTTAAGTAAGAACCCGGACAATGAGGGAGTACTTTTAGTGGCATACGGTGATCAGCAATATAACCAGCAATGGGAAGAAATGGTGGAGAACATCGGTAAATATCTTAAGATGAAAACCGGACATAAGGATATTGCTTATGCATGGTGTGGTCATTTGGTTCATTATTCAACAGAGCCAACAATCAAAGGGATCGAAAAATTGCAGGAATTAAATGACAATGTCGTAGTGGTTCCTGTTCTTATTGCGAATGACCCATATTTCCAAAAGGATATTATCCAGAAGGCGGTTGATGCGGTCAAGGTGGATGATAACGTACTATATGTACAGGATGCTATATTACCTGATGACAACGTTAATAATTGGGTGAAGGACATTGCAATTAAAACCGTGAAAGGTTTATAA